From a single Stomoxys calcitrans chromosome 4, idStoCalc2.1, whole genome shotgun sequence genomic region:
- the LOC131997246 gene encoding uncharacterized protein LOC131997246, which produces MCLLLIDFLESVPTFLGDEFVHIKVHVPKKVPISSPPHNPNNGHKVSRHYHGHKKPNKPPSHFDTGPLLENIILSELDHPNIAPTGNAEEEKNVKINTFTVIEETDSSYKTPTTGHGGDHLETLLIREQKDRPHDVTIKVLGNTHGHHSKYKNNRPHEEIIKVVHDDHHHHHHHHDSDANEEYEDEVHDHHDPWKETFKGVKANNYRDPEETKDSRHKHHRHQHKYQIEDITTDGDSDDYNDSEDLEDHHHHSSHDHRSKHRNSHGKYSYKRPHHHSTNPQYDYSPPSKNKESFLLEPKVYPRHKTRSRPFYTNIDKYHSSVEPHNVGYRQSSPTYVDNVDWNHDGEYRRPLPQYSRYAEYVTRDTFQNANQIYRPDFSPPAVGDRWKQQFAGPPENEDVELFPYNTQNTLTGYANQGRPSYGYPPTRQSPISYSDRPYLQTDHFEPPPPPPINNAPILHSTLPPPPPPPALPVHQNTLFDDLPPEIPPNHKSAPNIDWPEGMGKPNNSEIYSGPDSYSAEHVQGLNSGGYLFDSSYH; this is translated from the coding sequence ATGTGTCTACTTTTAATTGACTTCCTAGAAAGTGTTCCCACATTTTTGGGTGATGAATTTGTTCACATTAAGGTTCATGTGCCTAAGAAAGTGCCCATTTCTAGTCCACCCCATAATCCCAATAATGGCCATAAAGTTTCGCGACACTATCATGGACACAAGAAACCAAACAAACCACCTTCGCATTTCGATACTGGTCCCTTATTAGAGAATATTATACTCTCCGAACTGGACCATCCTAATATAGCCCCCACTGGCAATGCTGAAGAggagaaaaatgtaaaaatcaACACATTTACAGTGATTGAGGAGACCGATTCTTCATATAAAACTCCTACTACTGGACATGGTGGAGATCATTTGGAAACTCTACTCATTAGAGAGCAAAAGGACCGACCACATGATGTCACCATTAAGGTGCTGGGAAATACCCATGGCCACCATTCCAAATATAAGAACAATAGACCACATGAAGAGATAATAAAAGTGGTTCATGATGAtcaccaccatcaccatcatcatcacgaTTCAGATGCAAATGAGGAGTACGAAGATGAAGTTCATGACCACCACGATCCCTGGAAGGAGACGTTTAAGGGAGTTAAAGCCAACAATTACAGAGATCCTGAGGAAACCAAAGATTCAAGACACAAACACCATCGTCATCAGCATAAATATCAAATCGAAGATATAACCACGGATGGTGATTCCGATGACTACAATGACTCTGAAGATTTGGAGGATCACCATCACCATTCTTCGCATGACCACCGCTCCAAACATAGAAATTCGCATGGCAAATATTCATATAAACGTCCACATCACCATTCCACAAATCCCCAGTATGATTATAGCcctccatcaaaaaataaagaaagttTTTTGTTAGAGCCCAAAGTATATCCACGCCATAAAACCCGTTCTCGCCCATTTTACACAAACATTGACAAGTATCACTCATCTGTGGAACCACATAATGTAGGTTACCGGCAATCTTCCCCAACTTATGTGGATAATGTTGATTGGAATCATGATGGCGAATACAGGAGACCTTTGCCGCAGTATTCCAGATATGCAGAATACGTGACAAGAGATACTTTCCAAAATGCCAACCAAATATATCGGCCCGATTTCTCACCACCTGCAGTAGGCGATAGATggaaacaacaatttgctggTCCTCCAGAAAACGAGGACGTAGAGTTATTCCCTTACAATACCCAAAACACACTTACGGGTTATGCGAACCAAGGGCGGCCCTCATATGGATATCCCCCCACTCGTCAATCGCCGATTTCATATTCAGATAGACCATATCTTCAAACAGATCATTTCGAACCACCACCTCCACCTCCTATAAACAATGCTCCCATACTTCATTCAACATTACCTCCACCCCCACCCCCACCGGCTTTGCCGGTCCATCAAAATACTCTGTTCGATGATTTGCCACCAGAAATTCCGCCAAATCATAAATCGGCGCCTAACATCGATTGGCCCGAAGGTATGGGCAAACCTAACAACTCGGAAATATATTCCGGCCCCGATAGCTATAGTGCTGAACATGTCCAGGGATTGAATAGTGGTGGATATCTCTTTGACTCTTCATATCATTAG